The genomic window TTCTCTGTTAGACCAGAGACAGATGGGTCAAGgtgagaaagagcaaaagaCAGGGGCTGTTCTTGTAAAGAAAGCTGGTGTATCTTCCCCTGTGATAAAGCATGAACAGCTCCTTTAGCCAAAATTGGGGGTCTGATTCATCCATGAAGAGGCCTGGTAAAATCATATTTTCACCTTCAGAAATCTAGAAATTTAACATTGCAGACTCTTTATGTGATGGAATCTACAAGCTGGTGGGAGTTCATTTGTCCCCAGGGTCAGCCTGCAAGAGgaagtctgtctgtctgtctgctaCCCCTTCCTAGAAACTCCTTAGCACAAAGCTCTGCCAACTGATGctgttcctttgcttttctggcTCCACCTAAAGAGCCCTATTGCCCCTTGCTGCTTTTGTATCTAAAGCTTTTCCTACTGGGCTGGCCTGGAATCTGCCTCCATCGTTCTGTCCTCGTTGACTTGCCAGGGGGTGAGGGGCCTGGATTAGTACCTTGTGGAGGGTACTCAGGGCTTGCACAGTCTGTCCTCTCCTGTGACCACTGCCTGGGCCCTGCCTCTGTGGGAGAGCAGTATTGCCTGACTCTGGCAAGGAGGGACACTCCCACACTGACTTTGTCCTCTGCCTGCACCCACATTTGCTCCCAAAAGCTGCTGTGCTTCCCTACCAGCTTTTTAAATAGTGTCTAAAAAAGCCCCAAGCACACACATAGAGACCCTTAAAGCCCCCCAAAACTTCCATGTTTGTCTTCAGACAGAAGAAACTATTCCTAGTCAGCTCTCACTGCCTCCAGTAAGGGGTGGGGTGCTGCAGAAGCCAGCACTTAAAAGTAGTGGATTTGGGATGCCAGGAGACACAGCTGTTCCTTCATGGTTGCTCATCCTCTCCCACTCCTGCAGCTAGTCATTTCAGGAGTGAAGGAATCAGCCTTGAAGTTTTCCTGGCTTGTTTTAGATCAGCTTAGAGTGAAACTGCAGCAGCAGTCACTTATGTCACTCTTTTGGCCCACTTTGAGCTGAAATCAGATGTTCTTCAAATGGTTGCCAGAGTGACCTGGAGGTATTTTTTATGAGAAGAGTCTAACCTTAAATATCTGCAAGCAGACAACTATTATTCTTGGCTGCACAGGGGCCTTGGGGTTGTCACAGTCTGAGTTAAATCATTGCCACTATTATTGTATATTGGGGTATTCTCAGTAGAGGTTTTCAGGGAATTGTCTGAGGCAGCTGTTGAGGCAGCATCACTCTGAACATGAATTTGCATCCTTGCACCCGTTTTAAGTTTGGGTACATTATGACTGATCTAGTTCCAATGCAATATGATAATCATGCATGTCCCACTACTGGAGGGCAGAGAAAGAACAAGCCTGCAGGGATAAAATGAATTACAGTGTAAAGCTGCCTGTCTGATGTGCAGTAATCCCACATTGCAGACTGGTGAAAGCCATTGTGctcaaaatttttttcttaaaccatCAGGTGTAATGCTAGTGCCAGTTCAAGGAACCCCTGAGCAGACAGCTGAAAGGGAGTTGATTGTGGAGGGAACTGCTGTGGAAAAGAGGGAGCTTTGGTTTGCTCCTTTAGATTGTGCTCTGTCTGGGTGTTGAAGACAGGTTCCTGCTGTGTCTTAGCAGTTCTGTTTCCCTGAAATCCAGTCTAGAACATGGCTAGTAGCCATTTTCATCTCTTTACAGACCTCTACTGGTTCATCGTGATAGCAAGTGCAAATGAGTCATTTTATCGATGATATGTTACCTTTATTCTGTGGAAAACCTCAGTGCCTTGTAACAAGAAGATATTCTTGATACCTTAGTCTTCCTGTCAGCAGTTCCACTGCCTCTGCAGATTGTATCAACAGAGTAAAGAAATATTAAGCTTTCAACTTAAGTCTTGCTTTGGCTGATAAACATTGTATCTCACCTGTGGCTGAGGCTGATGCAGAGCCTCATGTGCCCAGGGAACAtgtcctggcagcagctgaagcagGAGCTGTCACTTGCACTGTTACATCTACAAAGTCCAGTCTGAGATTAACAGTTGCCAGAACATGTTTTTTGTCTCAGGAGCCAGGTCTGCCATGCACTCGCTCAGCATTAAGTAATGTGAGAAGGACTCCAGTTTTTAATATCACCacttttcctcacaggagatGACCCTTCTCTGTTGAAAGCCTCAGCAGCcaggccaggagctgctgagacCAGTCATGGCCCTGCCACTCACCACTGTTTTTGTACAGGTGTTCTGgaccagctgctgctttgctgcagtgacaggagctgagctgggcttcCCTCTCACATTGGTTTGTTTGTATTTGCAGAGATACAAGGCAGCAAGGCATCGTGCCACAACTGCCTACCCCGAGGCTCCTTTGCATTCCCAGGGCTCCAGCTCCCAATTGCTGGATGATCCAAAACAGCCTCTTGCTACAACAGCACATGCCAGTGAGAACATGGATGATGATCGTGGGATAGACAAGGAGGGTACAGAGCTGTCAGCCCTGCAGGAACAAACTTCAAGGTCTCTGGAGGGTAAGGGTGAGCTGGCCACCTCTGGGGCAGAGGGCCAGAGCCTGGCCAGTGTGACTGACCGTGTGTGTGGTGTCATGGTTGTAGAAGAAGGAAATCTACAGGAAGAGAGCAAGTCCACTGCCACTAGTGCCGACTGCCTGTTCCCTGAGGAGAGCCACACCGCAGGGGAACTGCTGGGACATGAGGAGGAAGCCAccacagccaggcagagggaaggcacAGATGACCACCAGGATCCAGGGAGTGGAGGAGGGCTAGGACAGAATGAGACAGCAGGTGCAGGCCAGGAGGCAGAGCCTTCTTCCCTCGCCAAGGGTGAGACAGCCGGTCTCACCTCTGGGTGCAGACGCTCCTCTAGGCGCAAACCCAGATAGAGTGGCCTTAAAGGAGAGCCCTTATGATATTTGctggaaatgtttattttctgagtCTTTTAATAGAGCAAAACCTTCAACTTtactgctgtttttattttaagaataaataaGCCTGGCTTTAGCGTGTCTACTACAGGATGGTGTTGGTTATTACTTGTACAGCTGGGATACAGAAATTATGTGGGAAGACTGAGGCTTGGATTGTTGAGCATGAAAGAAGATAGTAATGTGATTTCCACAGGGGACAAAGTTCATGGAGTTGATGGATGCAGACTTGAGAATTCTTTGTAGTCCATCTCATTTGCTTTCCAGGCAGAGAAGTTTATCCCTTGGGAGGCTGTATGCTCAGTTTTGCTTCTCAGAACagtttattttcaaagacacacaattggacAAGCACTGTGTCCTAAGGTAGTTAAGGGCGTGCACTTTGGTCCTTTGTTAGTTCTACAAGGCTTAATCTAGTCCTTTCTCATAGTGGAGACTCTCAGGAACAAATTTTGTTTCAAActgattttaataaaacagatttcttaTAAATAACCTCTTTAACTATCCAAAAAACTTCTTTAACTTTACATAAGTAGAACAGTAAGACTTGCTTCAAAAAGTGCTGGCCCCAGGCCATCCTGACAAGATGTCAAATTAGACCATACTGCTCAGGCCTTGTCAGAATGTACAGGGAGGGCTCTGCTcacatcccagggcaggcaggccctgtctctgctctctgtaGCTGATGCTGTGGTGGGTTCTAACCAGGCTGTTCCACCCCTCTCCACACTGGGGTCTGTAACAGCTGCAGGAGTTGGGCACCTGCCAGTTGTAGCAGTAAAACCATCACCCTGGTAGCTCGTCTTATCTGCTTGGAAGGGAATGGAAGCATCCAGTGACCTGGGCCCATGTGCCAATATTTGGTATATCACAGTTAATGTGACTGAGGGAGGAGCTGTAGTTTCAAGGCAGGAACTGGGGGCTTCCCTCTTCAAGGCTGTGTCCAGAGTTATGCTTTGGACAAGCCTGGAGTCAGGACAGCCCCTGCCTACTGTGCTTTCTGAGGGAAGAGGCTAAAGCCGTAACACTCCTTGCTTGGATTTAGTGGTACAAGAGAGCAGAGACAATCTTCTTCATTGTGAAGAGGGCCTGCTTGCAAACTACTTGCATGGCCTCAGATTCCCTACAACCAGCTCTAACCAAGTGTGAGTGCCAGGCTTGTCTGGGGAGCAGAAAGAACCAGCTGTCCTACACCCACTCTTGTACTTTGCACCTCTCACAgctaaaggaaaacagaacatgGAGGCAAATGGCAGGACACAACCACAGGAAGGAACAAGTAACAGGCACGAGGCACCTCTCCTATTCAAGTTTTACATTAAATTGGTGAGCAGTAAGAGTCCCCTCAGCAATGCCAGCTGGGACTCTGTGGTCAGACTCTAGGCAGAAGGCTGGGAGCCCTGTGCATCAGCTCCCATGTTCAGCTGCTCATTCTGCTGCTGGAACTCCAGCCGGGCCTGGCGATTGGACTCCAGCAGTTCCTTCAAGCAGCTGTGCAGATAATCATTCTTCTCCTCCAGGTGATCCAAGCAGGAGTTGATCTGGTCCAGCATGGAGTTTATCGCTGCATATtctaaaaggaagggaaaggggagactGAGCAGTGGAAGTGCatgcagtgcaggcagcaagAGCTCTGGCTCAACACACCCACAGCACTttcactgtgcctcacctgccCCTCCTGGGTGAAGTAAAATGCAACTGAATCCTGCCTGGGTTGTGTTCCCTGACCAAACCAGGCCTATGGGAGGCTGGAGCACTGGTAACAAGGTCTAAGGCCAGGTACCTGGGCAGTCCAAGCCCTCTGAGGGCACACCTGACAGCCTTGGATCTCACACACAAACAGCTGACCACAGGCTCAGTGCTGACTGCAGCAGTACCAGAGAAATCCCAAGGACAAGTCAGCCATTTTAGCTGCCTTTGGGATCATCTTTCCTTATGGTGCAGGTACTTTGGGAGTGTGCCACAGTGTTTATAGTTTCTGTGAATTATCTCTGAAAGGCTCCCAGGCTGAAATGCACTTCACAAGGGCCTGGCTGGGCTCAGGCTGCCAAAACACGactgtggcaggagcagggataAGCCCAATAGTGCTGATAATGGCACTGTTATTCCCAAAGGGAGGAAAGTGTGGGGCACCAAGTTCAACCACAGGGTCCTTCAGATTAAACTCAGACTCAACTGCGGATGATCGTGACAGTGGCTCCCCAGGTACAGTTTCTTATTCAGAGCATTAGTTTCAAGTGCAGCAGTTTGTACCAAGGGCATTTCACAGCTTTAACACTGTTAATCAGCTGAATGGTGCTGTCCACTGCATGAAACACCTGCGTTTGGATTGCTCCAAGCAACATTCACACAATCCTAAAGAATAGCAAAAATCCTaaggaataacaaaaaaacccaagcaaacagACAGGATAAACCCCTGCTGAGGTGACTGAGGAACCCCAGGGGGGTTACAGGGACCCCACGTGGAGCCAGTCCCAGTTCCCTTCTGAGCACAGGGAGGCAGGTGTGGAGCTGTGACCCATGGGCAGAGAGTATTTCCTTGAAACGAGTGCTTGTGTTTTGGAACAACCCTGGATCAGTGCTGGAAATCAGCTGCCAACTTTCATTAGTTGAATGTAAATAATAAACCAGCAGGCACTTGGAACAGTACAGCCCAACAGAAATGAAGCTGTTGatttctgcctttcatttttCACATGACATACTAGCCTGGTATTCTTTGTATTTACTGCATCAAGTATTGATTGGCATGTTCAGAAGTAGTTTTGATGTAGTAAATTTTTTAGCATTCTACTGGGTATTGAATTAATGTGGGTAGCTGAagttgtaaaagaaaattattacttctgttatttttatatactgATTTAAAGTTTTCTGGTGTCCCAGCACACCAGGCCCAGGCACTGCCATTTCCAGCAGCTCTAAAAGAACTGTGAATATTTAAACATTGCAGTCATTTGCATTATTAATAGCTAAGGAGAAGtttcattataaaaaaattgttcttttttatgCTACTTTGAAGCCATTCACAGAGTGTTGCAGCCTTTAATTCTTTGGAGAATTGTGTGTTGCATTTGAGCTTGTTTATAAAAGTTCAGCCTTGCAGAGGTGGCCTTGCACATCCAAACCAATCCCACAAACACAGGCTTTCTGAAAAGTGGCAATTATCAGTATTTTTCAAACCCTGCTTCAAGGTATGTGAGAATGTCCATGAGTCAGAGCTCCGTGTTCCAGTGAAATGGGGAGCAGACCCCAAGCAGACACAGTAACCACCTCTGACAAGTGATGAATTCATCAACTTGGCCAGAAGTCTGCAATTGCAGCAAGAGCCTCATTTTCTCAGTGCCTAAAGCTCAAGCGAAGGGCCATAAAATTTGTATTGCTTtgggaagtgaaaaaaaatttaaccctttaaaaaaaaatcttccaaaaaaAAGTTGTCTTCCTCTAAGTTGCAAGCTTGGAGGATTTTTGTGGAAACATAACCACATCCCCTAATGAAAACACTGACCAGGAGTATGACAAGTGCATTAACTCCTCTACATTCTTACAAAGACAGCTGACAAAAATAAGGCTTCCTAGTTGAGATCAAGGAAGTGATCCACAGCTTCAGCTCCAGGACCAGGAAATGGTGCCAGCCCTCTGTGACCAGCCCTGCACACAGATCAGCTGATCacaggctgaacaacctcatTAGAAACTTGATGTAGATCCCATATAGTGACTTTCTCTGTCTCTGAGCTCTTCAGAAGGTGAGAGACACAAATCACTGCGAGGATGCAAAGCAGAGACCACTCTTGGGGTGTGTTTCAGGGCAGAAATGAtcctcctgtcactgcaggtgGATCTCAGAGAACTCAGAAATTCACCTGTGGGTCACATCAGGAAACTGAATGGTGTTTTGAACCCAGCTTTTCACCATCTTCAAGAGAAGGGTAGCAAAGTGCTTTATCTGTAAGAGTTCCAGTTTTAAGAGtgacctctgtgcctgcatTACAGCTGGTTCTAACCAGACAGGGCAGCACCAGAAACTCAATacccaggcactgcagagacGCTCCAAAGTGGAAATTGCCAAGCTATTTGCATTAAATTCCCTTTTTCCATGCATGACGACTCCCAGATCTGCCCACATGacctgccctgtgctctcaCAACCTCCGTGTCCTCTTTCTCCTTGAACACCCGCACCCCGTGCACAAGCAAAGGCACAGAATCACCCTTACATCAAAACCCCCATCCCCGGGGCAGCCCGGAGGAGCTCGGTGCCCAGCCGGGCGGGAATCAAACCCTGCAGCCCTCACTGCCCTCACAACGGGCACACCCCGGCGCCGGACACCGCTCCCAGCgggacacctgggcacacctgggcgCACCTGGGCCCTGCCACCCGCAGCGCACGGGGCCGGACCAGGCCAcaccccgccccgccggggTTCCCCAccgcggcggcggccccgctcACCCCCACGCACCTTCCTCCCCGAAGGTGTCCCCgccgtccccgtccccgtccccgtcgTCGCCGCCCACCACGTGCGGGTCCCCGTTGGGTCCCGCCATCGCCGCCGCGCCCGCGCCTCGGCCCCGCCCGCACGGCGCGCCCCGTGCGCGCGCAGGGCCGGTAGCCAATGGGAGGGCTCGGCGCCGCGCGCGTGACGCCGACCGGCGCCGCGGTAAAGCCTTTGGTTAGCGGCGCGGGGCGCGGGGAGAGAGTTGCGCGGGCGGGCGCGGAGACAGTTCCTCGGGGAGTGTCCCCAAACGCGTGCCCAGCGCTGGACTGTGTCACTGCCCTCCCCCAGGTGTCACTGCCGTGGGAATAACCTCCACTGAGAGCCAGGACTGCTGTTAAGTGGGTATTTGGggcaaagaggaaagaaaaggtcaTGTTCTCACTGAGCATGACCCCGTGTGGAGTGTCCCGTGTGGAGTGTCCCCCATGAGGTGTCCCTTGTGGAATGTCCCTGTGTGAGATGTCCCTGTCTGGTGTGTCCCCTGTCAGGTGTCACTTGTGGGATGTCCCCTGTGTCAGATGACCCCTGTGGGGTGTCTCTGTGTCCGGTGTCCTCTTTCAGATGTCCCCAGTGAGGTGTTCCCGTGTGGGTGTCCCCATGTCGGGTGTCCCCTCAGCGGCGCTCCATGCCCGGCGCTATCCCCGCTCGGTGCCGGTCGCGGTGCCGGTGCCGCCCCCGGGCGGTGTTTGGGGCGGTGCGGACACTGTGCCCGCCTTCAGCCGATCATGGCGGGTGCGGGCCGTGCCTGGCGGGCCGgagcgctgctgctgctgccgccgccggggTGGCTGCTGCGGGTCCCGGCCCGGCCCTTCGGGGGCACGGCGGGCCCGGTGGGCACAGCGGGCCGGGCCAGGCTGGCGCTGGGCGCGGCTGTGGCGctgggcggcggggccgggctgtgccTGGCGGCGCGGCAGCGCCTGCGGGAACATTCGGCCGCTGAGGTAACGCGGCACCGTCCGGCTCACCCTCCCTGAGGCCGGCACGGCCCGGCTCACCCTCCCTGAGGCCGGCGCGGCCCCATTCACCACCCTGCGAGCCCGGCACGGCCCCGCTCAGCCTCCCCGGGCCCCGCTCAGCCTCCCCGGGCCCCGCTCAGCCTCCCCGGGCCCCGCGCAGCCTCCCCGGGCTCCGCGCAGCCTCCCCGGGCACCGCTCAGCCTCCCCGGGCACCGCGCAGCCtccccgggcccggcccgcaGACAGGCCCTGCTGCCGGGCCTCACTCAGGGGAAGCGCCTGGAGTGCCGGAGGGAGACCCTGGCTGAGCTGTCAGTGCGGGCCTGCCGGGGACGAGCTGCAGCTCGGCCTGGTGTTTTTGCTGCGGTTGTTTTGTAACGTATGAGGGGGAATTGGTACGGCCTGGCAGGTTACATTGAAAGATATTATCTGATAGCCGAGATAATCTCATTATCAGATGTTGAAACTGAATGTTAATGACTGTGACTTCATGACAAAAATAAGGGTGGAAGGAAGGTAATGTTTATGGTTTTAGTAGAAAATAGAACCTTCTTGTCCCTTTCtttcccagctgcctgcagggagcCTGCAGCTCACTCTCTACCAGTATAAAACGTGTCCTTTCTGCAGCAAAGTCCGAGCTTTTCTTGATTATCATGGACTGTCCTATGAAATTGTGGAAGTGAACCCAATAATGAGGAAAGAGATCAAATTCTCTTCCTACAGAAAGGTGCCCATCCTGCTCGCCAACGCTGGGAGCCCTCTGGTAAGTCTTCCTGTGTTGAAACCTTGGATTTCCCCCCAGGCAGTGGATTGGAGGCTTTGCCTCTGTTACATCTCTGTGGTTTAAGACATGCAGTGTAACCTTTAAAtcatcttttgttttctgaagagcttaagatttctttcttgctgctttccttATGACTTGGCCTTACTGTTTTGTTGGTCTGTCTTACAAGGCATGTGGTTTATGTAGTTACTCTAATGCAGTAATTATCTGGCTTCTGTCAG from Pithys albifrons albifrons isolate INPA30051 chromosome 20, PitAlb_v1, whole genome shotgun sequence includes these protein-coding regions:
- the BBLN gene encoding bublin coiled-coil protein, translating into MAGPNGDPHVVGGDDGDGDGDGGDTFGEEEYAAINSMLDQINSCLDHLEEKNDYLHSCLKELLESNRQARLEFQQQNEQLNMGADAQGSQPSA